From Panthera tigris isolate Pti1 chromosome B4, P.tigris_Pti1_mat1.1, whole genome shotgun sequence:
AGGGCtaaggagggaaagaggcagtGCCCTCTGAAGGGTTCACCTGTCAATTCTGTCCCCAGAGGAGCTTCTGGAGTATGAGGAAAAGAAGCGGCAAGCCGAAGAGGAGAAGCTGCCACTACCAGAACTGGTTCGGGCCCAGGTGCCCTTCAGCTCCTGCCTGGAGGCCTATGGGGCCCCTGAGCAGGTGGACGACTTTTGGAGCACCGCCCTGCAGGCCAAATCAGTAGCCGTCAAGTAAGTCTAGTTGGTCTGCGCCCAAGGTTTTGGGCCAATGTCAGGGTAATCCCAAagactctgtctgcctctctcccatcctTCTGTCCCTTTGTGGTTGGATTCTCAGAGCTAGCATCAGTTGGGGCTGGTAATCTGGCCCTGAGGGAATCAAGAGGCCCTGGCAGGAGTAGACTCGGATGATGGACCATATTACCTTGTCCTGCCCCTGCCGGAGGCTCCCTCTTCTCTTGTGGTATGGGGTCACATTTTAGTGCACCTTTTGTCCACTCAGTCAGGGTGAAAGCACGTAGTGTCCGTTGTGGACAGAATTTGGGTTTCTAGCAAATGGACTTAGTTTGGGCCCAATTGTGTCATGAGCATAAGCTTGGGATCTGAAGGAGTGCTTTGGTTCCAAGGGATTTCAGCcattccccactccaccccaccccccaccccctaccctttGACAGGCCCCTGGCTTCTGCTGCTCCTTGTCTGCAGATGCTCTGATGCCTGCCAAGGGCAAGATAAGAATGTGGAGTATCTTCTGGGCATCAGGGCTTCTACTGGGGAGAGGCTGAACCTCAGGGTGGGGGTTTCAGGAGAGGAGGACTTTGGGATTCTTTGGGTACTAGGacattctctcttccccaggaCCACACGATTTGCCTCTTTCCCTGACTATCTGGTCATCCAGATCAAGAAGTTCACCTTCGGCTTGGACTGGGTGCCCAAGAAACTGGGTATGGTGGCTGGGACGAATGAGGGAGGTGAAGcagaaaatgctagaaaaagaAGGGACCTTAACATGTATAAACGAGTGTTTCTCCAACTTTCCTCTGAAGGAGGAAAACATTACCCTAAGTGTTTCAAGATAAGGCACGTTTGAAAAGCGTAGACTAAAACTATGAAAGCACTTGATTGTCATAGCAGTGATTTCCAACTCAAAGCGATTTTCGTAGTTTTACGTTTACACTTGGGAAGATGTTGTCATTTAGATAATCTTGAAACAGTTCTCATGAGTCTTACAGCCCCTGCCGACTTGGAGAGCTGCTAATTGAACTTCATTTCCTTAGATCAGTTGAGCCTGCAGAGGTAGGAAGTCTTCCTGTTGTACATGTGGGAAGCCCCTATCCTTGTCCATAGCTCATGTGTGGTAGATCTAGGACTAGAATCCAGGTCTCCGGATTCCCAGGCCCACCATTGTATTACACCAGGACCCCTAAGACTTGTGCTGCTCTGAGCAGCAACTTATTACAGAGCAGGGCCAAGGTATGGGGCAGGGCTTTGAGATTCCCAAAGTGCTTTTTCAGGGAGGGCCCCAGGGAGCTGCTGAAGTGACCCTTTTCCTGCCATGCCAATTACAGATGTGTCCATCGAGATGCCCGAGGAACTAGACATCTCCCAGTTGAGGGGTACAGGGCTGCAGCCTGGAGAGGAGGAGCTGCCTGACATTGCCCCACCCCTGGTCACTCCGGATGAGCCCAAAGGTAGCCTTGGTTTCTATGGCAACGAAGACGAAGACTCCTTCTGCTCCCCTCACTTCTCCTCTCCGACATGTTAGTGACTCTTcttcctgcctgtctctctcctttgccGATGGGGgtcttctctgcctgcctccccttGACCCTGTCCTTCGTATTTTCTCCTGTCCTCCCTTTCCAATTTCCCCTGCCCTCTTTTGATGGATGTGAGGACTGAGTAGAGTGCTCCCAGCCACATTGTCTGTGTGGACTGCAGCAGCACTGGCTAACTGCCTCTCTACTTCGTTACCTCATTGCTTGGGGTGGGGCGAGGCATCATACTCCAGAAATAGGGCCCATTCTGTGAGAAACGGCAAGATCTCCATGGGAGATCTTTAGCCTCAGTTCTGTATCTTCAGTACTGCTGGACCCATGTTATGTCATGCTGTCATTTAGGTTCTGGAGTAAGGTGCCACCCCGTGGAAGAAAAATGCATggaacgggggcgggggggaggggaggagtggtgGTTGGGAGAGGGCCGGGGGACTGCACTTCGGGAGGGAGAAGGAACAGATCGTGGCCCAAGGAGTCGGGTCACCGTCTTGCTTCTGCCCCCAACAGCACCCATGTTGGACGAGTCCGTCATTATCCAGCTGGTGGAGATGGGCTTCCCTATGGACGCCTGCCGCAAAGCTGTCTACTACACAGGCAACAGTGGGGCTGAGGCCGCCATGAACTGGGTCATGTCACACATGGACGATCCAGGTAGGCGGGGGTGGGTAGCAGGGCGGAACAGGGCCACCGTCCTCCCCCACACACTTCAACCCCTTCAACCCCCGCAGATTTCGCAAACCCCCTCATCCTGCCTGGCTCCAGCGGGCCTGGCTCCACCAGTGCGGCAGCTGACCCCCCGCCGGAAGACTGCGTGAGCACCATCGTCTCCATGGGCTTCTCCCGGGACCAGGCCCTGAAAGCTCTTCGGGCCACGGTATGGGCTGTCCCCCGGCTGAGGACTGGGGGGCCTGTGGGAAAGAAGGGGGTGCGGGTGAGGTTCCATCTTTTGTCAACAAGACCGAGGGCAACCGGTGTGGTATGGCCAGGGCTGAGGCACCACCCTTTGGTGGCCGTGGTGAAGGAGCTGAGCCGTTCACTGGTGCTTTTCTTGCCCCGAACTTGTTGGAAAGAGCAATGCTTCCCTCCTTTCCAAGAACAATAGTTTAGAAAGGGCTGTGGACTGGATCTTCAGTCACATTGATGACCTGGATGCAGAAGCCGCCATGGACATCTCGGAGGGCCGCTCGGCTGCTGACTCCATCTCCGAGTCTGTACCAGTGGGACCTAAAGTCCGGGATGGCCCTGGAAGTGAGTGTCCTTGGGAAACAGGCCAGTGGAATCTAGCCAGTCAGCTACCAGATCCTCATTCCAAGGCAActctggtgggggcggggggcgggtggggggggcagaaGCTTCTTTCTGCTGACATGGCTTCTGAAGGGGGGATTCTGGGAGTTGGAGACAGACTTGTGACTCAGTACATGCCCCACCTTCCCTGAAACTTGCGTCCTGAGTTTGAGCTGTTGGATGTACCTTTGGATGTCGCTCAAGGATTCCTCTCAGTGTCTTCTCTGCACCCCCCTTCTCTAGAGTATCAGCTCTTTGCCTTCATCAGCCACATGGGCACCTCTACCATGTGTGGTCACTATGTCTGCCACATCAAGAAGGAAGGCAGGTGAGGGGCTGGCCGTGTACCTTCCAAACTGGGGAGCGGTGGTGAGAATGAGTGGGAGCATCCTTGGAGCCCTTAGAATATTTGCAGGAGAAGGCAAAGGCCTGCTGAGTGGGGGGCACAGATACACCACACATTTTTAGAATGTTTGACAGCAGGGATCGGCAAACTACAGCCCAAGTGCTGCATCTGgccacctgcttttgtaaataaagggtttatttttatttttaagttttatttttgagagagagagagagagtgtgcatgagcagggggaggggcagagagagagggagagagagaatcccaagcaggctctgtgctgtcagtgcagagctggacacgggactccaactcatgaactgtgagatcatgacctgagccgaaatcaagagtcagacgcttaactgactgagccacccaggagccccagaaataaagttttaatgaaCATAACCGCACTTAACTCACATATGTATCATTTGTGGCTGTTTTCATGCTGCAACAGGAGAATTGAGTCATTGTGTCGGAGACCGGATGGCCTCCAAAACCTAAACTATTTACTGTGCAgccctttagagaaaaagtttgtGGACCTGACGGGGGCCTGGCAGgactgggtgggggtggctgtAGAGATACTGGAGGATTTGAAGGCTTGGAGTAGGGAATGAGAACGGGATGCCCCCTTCAGGCAGGTAGCAGCTAGACTGTAGGTTGTGGGGGCCCAGGCTGAGAATGTTGGGAACCTGTGCTCCAGAATCAGCAGGACCAAGACCAGGGGCTATGTCAGAGACTAAGCTGATGCAGAGTGGATGCCCTGTGTGTtcatccttctcctccctcccctgcttccccagaTGGGTGATCTACAATGACCAGAAAGTGTGTGCCTCTGAGAAGCCGCCCAAGGACCTGGGCTACATCTACTTCTACCAGAGAGTGGCCAGCTAAGAGCCTGCCCTGACCCCTTACCACTGAGGACAGGGGACAGACCATCTGGCATGCGGGACAGGGGCTGAGGAATGGActtcagccccacccctgctctgttccctttttctttttgtcctcagCAGCAGGGAAGAAGCTAGAGGCCATAGGAGAATGGCCAGGCAAAGCGGGGGACACTCCAGAGACTTTGGGGATAGGGCaggaaggggatgggaggggctGGCCACCTGTCAGTGAGGAGACTTTGTTGCTTTCCCCGCCCCTTGAACCCACAGTGCTCTGCTTCTCTGTGTAATCCTGCCGGCCCCTGGTGTGGAGGGGGGCTTGTTTGTGTGTGCGCGTGGGTGTAGCTTTGTGCAGCCTCTTCCACAGGAGGGGGCGcctgtgcctcccctccccctttgtgTTTGCTCCCTGTGTGGTCAGGCaaggagggctgggagggaaaTGGGGATCCCCCTCGCCCTCCCGCCCGTCTTTCCCCCACCCTGTCtcttccctgcccttctctggAAAATGCCAAAATACACGATGTGAATAAAAGTACAATGGCTAAGTTGTGTCCTGTTTGATACCTTAAGGGAGATTAGCAGGTGAGTGGGTCTGCCAGGTTCCCCCCCGACCCCACGCACACTCTCCTGCCCCTTGCCGCCTCCGTTGGCACTTCTCAACTTTTCACTAGTTCTAGAACTCTTGGGAAATTGGGTGTGAGACGAGGTGAAGTGAGCACTAGGGCAAAAGAAGAcggcggaggggtgggggctgtcaGAGCAAAGATGGGGGGTGAAGAGCCCCGCTTTCCTTCCGGCGGTCTCCCTGGGAGGGGGCCCAAGTGGGTATTTCCCAAGTGTCCCAGATCCGCTAGGCCCTGCGGTGTGTTGGGTTGGCCAGCTGGAGCAGAGAGTGGGACAcccagaggaggaggggtgggggggttctGAACTGCTTCCCTCTTAGCGGCCCAGTTTTTTAGGCAATGTGGGCGGTCCTTCCCCCTCtgacaggggaagggagggcttTTTCTCAGAGTTGGAGAGGTGCCCCTCACAGCCTCCTCCGTCCAGCGAGCAATGTGATCTCAGGCCACCTCTGGCCCTCTGGGAGACTGTAGTCGTGAAGCGGGGGCTCTTCTGAGTGCAGGTTCTCGCCTTCTCCCAAAAGTCACGCAATGGATGCTGAAGCCACTGAGCCCCCGGACGCCCCTGGAACGTTGCTACAATAACGGGGGCAACGTCAGAACATTGCAACACCGGCGGcgggagggaggtggtgggggcggCGGCGGGAAGGATTTCCAGACTGGGGGCCGGGCTAACCATGGCCGAGGGCGGGGAGAAGGCGGAGTTCTGCCTCACGGCCCTCTATATAAGAGGGCAGTGGCAGCGGCTGCGCGGTGATACTGACCTTCAGTGTGTCAGTTCCAGCGCCATGGCGCCCTCCAGGAAGTTCTTCGTCGGGGGGAACTGGAAGATGAATGGGCGGAAGAAAAACCTGGGGGAACTCATCACCACTCTGAACGCGGCCAAGGTGCCGGCCGACACCGGTAAGCCCTCGCCCGGTCGGGGTCGGGatcggggccggggccggggtgTGGGGAAGGTCGGGCGTGGCAGCGCCCTCTCCCGAGCTCGGTTAGCCGGGTGTCCGCGTGGACCCGGATGCAGGGGTGAGGATAAGGGCTATTGGGGGGTCCGGACTTCGTCCCTGCAGCCGCAATACCGGGGGTGCGTCGGAGGAAGAAAGGTGGGGCCACATTTAATGGTGCCCTCCGACCGCGGGGCGGGAAGGGATTTCTTAGGTCACCGGGAGGAAGATGGCCCCGGGGCGCGGGCTTGGGCTGCACCCAACAGGAGCCGGGGATAGGAGCGGAGCCCCTGCGGACGATCGCAGGAGGCTGGTGACAGCCAtagagtgtgggggaggaggcTGAGCCTGCGTGCAGGGTTCCAGCTACCTGCCCCCTCGACCGTCTGCTCCGTGCGCCGCCGCACGTAGCCCACGACTCCTCCCTGCTCCTCGCTGGGAGGGCCGAGTTCCCCAGACTAGCGGCTGCGGCCTGCTGAACTACACGCTCTATCCTTTGCCCTCGGCAGCCTGGATGACTGCTGCCTTCCGACGAAGGGGCTGAGCAGGTGCTAAACAAGATGGGCCATTTGGGAATGAGGAGCTATCCTACACTTTTCTCCAGGCCGGAAACGGGAAAGCACAAGGCCTCTCTATGAGCTAGTCATCTCACTGCCACCCACGGGCAGAGTCTTTACCCTCCCACTCACCTAAATCACAGAACCACGGGCCTCATCAAAACGGGCCCTGGTTTATTCCCCAAAGACCCCAGTGCAAACCCAGGAGTTGGCTGCTTCTGCTTTTGCTAAAAATCCTTGCCTGGGGGTGGTAAGGATGGGCTATTTTAGAAGGGAGGCGTGGTTGGCTCCAAGAGAATGCTGAGTCTAGGAGGTGCCCAGGCCCAGAATAGCCTGGGGAAATCAGAACCACAGCTGTTAAAGAGCAGAGGGCAGGGCAAGGGCCATGGCCTCCCAGGGACACCTGGAAGGCTCAAGGAGTTGGGTACAGGCCCAGCTTGAACTGGCAAGTGGACAAATGTTATCCTGCCGGGATGAAAAGGAGTGGAAAGCAGAACTAAGAAATCAGGTGAGGGGACTCCAAAACCCAAGATGGGAGTCTGGAGAATGGCTTCCTTATGACTTCATCCCCTTGTGCTGTCTTCTCTCCAGAAGTGGTTTGTGCACCCCCCACCACCTACATCGACTTTGCCAGGCAGAAGCTAGATCCCAAGATTGCTGTGGCTGCGCAGAACTGCTACAAAGTGACTAATGGAGCCTTTACTGGGGAGATCAGGTGAGatgcaggcaggagaggggtgtGTGGGGGCTCTGCCCTCACTTTCCTCATTGAGGGGAAAGCCAAAGGGTGGGCTCTCTGCTGAAGCAtggctttctgtctcttcctttagCCCTGGCATGATCAAAGACTGTGGAGCCACGTGGGTAGTCCTGGGGCACTCGGAGAGAAGGCATGTCTTTGGGGAGTCTGACGAGGTTAGTAATCAGGAGAGGAGGTAGGAGATTCCTTATTCCAAGAGGGGCGTCTTCACCAAATCTGTTACTCAACAGCTGATTGGACAGAAAGTGGCCCACGCCCTGGCAGAGGGACTTGGAGTAATCGCTTGCATCGGGGAGAAGCTAGATGAGAGGGAAGCTGGCATCACTGAGAAGGTCGTTTTCGAGCAAACCAAGGTCATCGCAGGTAACTCAGTAGAAAGGGACCTTTGAGCCTGGACAGGGCTATGGAGGCACAGAAGGTGGGGTGAGATGCCCTGCAGCCTAATTTGATCCCCATCCCATGCTGatacaggaaaggaaggaggaaggttaGAACCCTTGCATCATCCATACCACTTCTGTTCCTGCGTGGATGGTATAGATGCCACTTGGAGTTCCTCCAACAACCACCAGGGGGCATTAGGCCACCATCATTCATCATTCCCTGGGCTGTGGGCTGGATAGCTCCTTCCCGTTCACCCTTCCATCTGTGATCTCTGTCCCACAGATAATGTCAAGGACTGGAGCAAGGTTGTCCTGGCCTATGAGCCTGTATGGGCCATTGGTACTGGCAAGACTGCAACACCCCAACAGGTAACCAAGCCCAGGAATTCTGCCCTTATCTTACCCTGCCTCAGTAGGACTAGACTGCCACAGAGATCACCTGAGCCAACCCCTCATTTTAAAGACAGGAGCCCCCAGCGCATCTGCCTGGCCCAGTCGGTAGTGCGTCTGATTCtctgatctcggggtcatgagttcaagtcccacattgggtatagagattactttaaaaaataaaatctcggggcgcctgggtggctcagtccgttgagcggcggacttcggctcagatcatgatctcgcggtccgtgagtttgggccccgcgtcgggctctgtgctgacagctcagaacctggagcctgtttcagattctgtgactccctctctctgaccctcccccgttcatgctctgtctctctctgtctcaaaaataaataaatgtttaaaaaaattaaaaaaaaaataaataaaaaaataaaaaataaaaacaaataaaatctcccccaaataataatgataataatgaagacccccacccc
This genomic window contains:
- the TPI1 gene encoding triosephosphate isomerase, with the protein product MAEGGEKAEFCLTALYIRGQWQRLRGDTDLQCVSSSAMAPSRKFFVGGNWKMNGRKKNLGELITTLNAAKVPADTEVVCAPPTTYIDFARQKLDPKIAVAAQNCYKVTNGAFTGEISPGMIKDCGATWVVLGHSERRHVFGESDELIGQKVAHALAEGLGVIACIGEKLDEREAGITEKVVFEQTKVIADNVKDWSKVVLAYEPVWAIGTGKTATPQQAQEVHEKLRGWLKSNVSDAVAQSTRIIYGGSVTGATCKELASQPDVDGFLVGGASLKPEFVDIINAKQ